The Thermococcus sp. genomic interval ACAGAAAAGTCTAAAACCTCAGCGGCCTACTTTATTTGGTGGTGGGATGTACATCATCATCGTCTACGACGTCTCCGTCGAGCGGGTGAACAGGGTGAAGAAGTTCCTTAGGCAGCACCTTCACTGGGTCCAGAACAGCGTCTTCGAGGGCGAGGTAACCCGGGCGGAGTTCGAGCGCATAAAAGCCGGCCTGGAAGAACTTATAGATGAGGATGCAGACTCCGTTGTCATCTACAAACTCCGCTCGATGCCCCAGAGGGAAACAATGGGGGTGGAAAAGAACCCGCTGGGGGATATTATCTAAAACCACGCTACCAGCGGCTCGTACTCCTTAATCCCAACGAAGTGCTTTATCAACTTGTACGCTTCCAGCCTTATCAGCCTCTGCTTGGTGACGTTCTTCTTCAGGCCCGGATGCTTAACGCTCTTCGCCAGCTCTCGGTTGTAGTGCTCTAAGACGAGTTTCATGCCCTCTTTTGTGAGCAGGACACCGTTGAGCTCGCTCCGGAAGTGTTCTTTCCTAATTATCCTCTGCTTTACTAAGCGAGTCGCTATTCTGTCCGCTATAACCGGCTTGAATATTTCGCTCAGGTCCAAAGCCAGGGAAAACCTCCTCTCAGCAGGCTCGTGGAGGTAGCTCACCGTCGGAACCAGCTGGGTGTTGTAGAGTTCGCTCACGATGGTCGCATATAAACGGGAATTGAGGAAGCTTATGAGTGCGTTCATCTCGTTCCCCGGCGGCCTCCTTATGCGCTTGACTATCTTAAAGCCCTCCGGCAGGTGCCCGTCCCAGCAGGAGTAATAGCTCTGCCTGATCCTCGCCTCGACGTTCATGACGTCGGTTATTTTGTGGGCTTTCTCCAGTTCGCCCAATAGTTCCCCAAGCTCCTTGTCAAAGCTGTCGGCGACCTTCCAGCGCTTTAGGTTCCGCTCCATGTTGAGAGCCGAGCCTTTGACAAATAATTTAGCAAGCTTCAGTCTCTTCTCCCTGCTCAGGTAGTGTTCGGCCTGTTTTATCACAAGGTCTCCGGAGTGGAGCTTTTCCCTCGGATAGAAGCTGCCGTCATAGTGGCCGTAGTGGTTGAAGAAGTGAACGGCAACTCCTCTCTGGGCAAGGAAATGTAGTGCCTGAGAGCTTATGTTCACATGCCCATAGACGTAGATGTCGTATATCCCCTC includes:
- the cas1b gene encoding type I-B CRISPR-associated endonuclease Cas1b, with the protein product MRKRSLTLFSDGNLFRRENTLYFENASGRRPLAVEGIYDIYVYGHVNISSQALHFLAQRGVAVHFFNHYGHYDGSFYPREKLHSGDLVIKQAEHYLSREKRLKLAKLFVKGSALNMERNLKRWKVADSFDKELGELLGELEKAHKITDVMNVEARIRQSYYSCWDGHLPEGFKIVKRIRRPPGNEMNALISFLNSRLYATIVSELYNTQLVPTVSYLHEPAERRFSLALDLSEIFKPVIADRIATRLVKQRIIRKEHFRSELNGVLLTKEGMKLVLEHYNRELAKSVKHPGLKKNVTKQRLIRLEAYKLIKHFVGIKEYEPLVAWF
- the cas2 gene encoding CRISPR-associated endonuclease Cas2, which produces MYIIIVYDVSVERVNRVKKFLRQHLHWVQNSVFEGEVTRAEFERIKAGLEELIDEDADSVVIYKLRSMPQRETMGVEKNPLGDII